GCCTGCTTTTTTAGCTTTGGCAAGCTGTGCCTCAGCATTTGCTTTAACAGAATAAGCACCGATCTGCACACGGTAATATTTCTTATTCACCGTGTCTGCTGGTTTATTTTCGGCACTTAATAGTTTCTTTACATCCGCTCGAAAGGTGTCCATACTCTTCCCATGCTTAGGAAACCAGTGCATCACGTCTGCATGATTACTGGCAATGCCTCGTTTATAACCTTCGCTATGACAAATGATATCTCTTTCACTAAACCCATAAAGTTTGCAAAGATATACACAAAGCTCCACAGCTTCCTTATAAACAGCAGAAAAATACGAGGCATCGGTCAAACCGTCCTCGCAAATTTCAAAACCAATATGGGAATTATTAGCAGCTCCTCCAGCATGCCAACCACGATGATTCCAAGGCAATGTTTGATAGGTGGCAATAGATCCATCTGCTAATTTACCAATAAAGGCATGGACGCAGACTTCACGCCCTCCAGGTTTGCTTTGATTCCAATGGTTGTTATACTGGTTCTTTCCTAGCAAGCCATCGTCTGGACCAACGTAGCGTTTTAGGTTTGGGTTGTTAGCCCCTGTTGAGTGAACCATTATACCCTTCGGTTTTATTGTTTTACCTGCCTTGTAGCAGGCATTGTTCGTAAGTATTAATTTACGTAGATTCATTTATAGTCCTCCTTGTCGCTTCTGTTGTGAAGCTGCTCTAATATATCCTTGAGTTTCTGTGGCACAGGCAGACCAACATGAACAGCATTTTCAAGTATGGATATGCCTTCATTTGAAAGATAAAAAAAGATGACCGCTGTTCGTATAACAGAGCCATCTCCAATAACGTTTTTATCAATAATGTGACCGATTGCTACCAGTGAAAAGATGAGTACTTTCTTGAATATGCCGCGAAAGCCTACCTCACTGGATAGCTTCTTATCAAGCACAGCACACATCAAACCTGTGATGTAATCAATCACAACAAAAGTAAGTAAAGCATATAAAAATCCGTCCCATCCTCCGAGAAAATATCCGAGCCAACCACCAACAACAGCAAATGTCACTTGAATCCAGTTCCAAATTTCCTTCATTATCTTAACCTCCTATCATTTTGATTACATAAAAAAACGCCAACCGAAATAGGCAAGCGTATACTTGTATAGTTTATTTTTCCTCTATATTTGTTTTGGCAAAGCTTCCCATAGCCGCATATCTTCCTGTCCCAATGACCAGATAGCAATACCCCGTAGGTCCCAACGATAAGCCGCTTCGTTTGACCAGTAGACCAGCGAATCCACATCTTGATAGTACAAAATTGAAAAGCCATCTGCATCACCGAGAAACAACCGAGATATCCAGACGTTTATGTCCTTTGGTATAACCTTCGCTGTATAATCTGCATTGCATGGTATCTGCAAGAGATTACTATGATAAAAGTCATAATCCATGGAAATATCCTCACTTCTGGTGGAGGCTTCCTCTACATCAGCTGTAAGAGTAAATACATGAAACTTACTATCCCAAGTTACACCATTCCTAGCAATTCTGCCATACTGCATAAGTGATCCGTCTGGCATGGTGACATCAAAGGCTTCGTAAGGTTCATAAGTCCATGCATCGCCTAAGCGGAGAAGTTCACATTTAATTTGCCCATCGGACTGAATACCACAATAGCCACCCGTACTTGAGATGTTTGCAGTAAAACGAAGTGTGTTGGAATTCCCAGAGTAGACACGCACCTTATTTCCACGTTTCCTCATTTCAATGAGATACATATTCGGATTGGTGCGAATGTCAGCATCTGAAGTCTTATAGTAACTTGCCGGATAACTACCAAGTAATGTAGAGCCTTGGTATAGCTCCACTTGTTGGGTGTCAATGTTGATACAGCAAAACACATTCCCACAAAATATCCCTGCTCTTCCGCTACCATTCATAGGAAAGGCAATTCTAGCACGGATATGCACATCACGAAAGCTATCGTATTTCCAAGCAAGCTGACCACTTCCTTCAAGCTGAGAATACGGACGATTGCCATTGTCTTCAGG
Above is a genomic segment from Clostridium bornimense containing:
- a CDS encoding N-acetylmuramoyl-L-alanine amidase — translated: MNLRKLILTNNACYKAGKTIKPKGIMVHSTGANNPNLKRYVGPDDGLLGKNQYNNHWNQSKPGGREVCVHAFIGKLADGSIATYQTLPWNHRGWHAGGAANNSHIGFEICEDGLTDASYFSAVYKEAVELCVYLCKLYGFSERDIICHSEGYKRGIASNHADVMHWFPKHGKSMDTFRADVKKLLSAENKPADTVNKKYYRVQIGAYSVKANAEAQLAKAKKAGFTDAFIKYD
- a CDS encoding phage holin family protein, which translates into the protein MKEIWNWIQVTFAVVGGWLGYFLGGWDGFLYALLTFVVIDYITGLMCAVLDKKLSSEVGFRGIFKKVLIFSLVAIGHIIDKNVIGDGSVIRTAVIFFYLSNEGISILENAVHVGLPVPQKLKDILEQLHNRSDKEDYK